A single Halarcobacter anaerophilus DNA region contains:
- the cheB gene encoding chemotaxis-specific protein-glutamate methyltransferase CheB, whose translation MYTVLIIDDSASMRRIIKDMINSIEEFEVIADAVDAYDAREKIKEYEPDLVTIDINMPKMNGVTFLRNLMRLHPMPAVVISGESVRGNDIFDDGAVGFINKPDRGESMISFASRIKDNLLNLTFLLKRYTLKKPKPIKKVVSSKAKDLDRKVHPDEVIKSMPARLGGKRVIAIGSSTGGVESLLKVFKDLTANLPPILITQHIPYGFSKSFADRLNSNSEVIVHEAKDGMVLENGHAYLAPGNMHLTIEKGTAGVYKTKLLDTIKVSHHRPSVDVLFRSVNNVVGSSAMAVMMTGMGDDGSIAMKELHDNGAYTIAQNQESCVVFGMPAKAIQKGAVKDIVHLDDIAKYIIDFSKGRVK comes from the coding sequence ATGTATACAGTATTAATAATTGATGATTCCGCTTCTATGAGAAGAATTATAAAAGATATGATTAACAGCATAGAAGAGTTTGAAGTAATAGCTGATGCCGTAGATGCTTATGATGCAAGAGAAAAAATAAAAGAGTATGAACCGGATTTAGTAACTATAGATATAAATATGCCGAAAATGAACGGCGTAACATTTTTAAGAAACTTAATGCGTTTACATCCAATGCCTGCCGTTGTAATTTCAGGTGAGAGTGTTAGAGGTAATGATATCTTTGATGATGGAGCTGTAGGGTTTATAAATAAACCCGATAGAGGCGAATCAATGATAAGTTTTGCCTCAAGAATAAAAGATAACCTTTTAAATCTAACTTTTCTTCTAAAACGATATACTTTGAAAAAACCAAAACCCATTAAAAAAGTAGTAAGTTCAAAAGCAAAAGATTTAGATAGAAAAGTTCATCCTGATGAAGTCATAAAGTCCATGCCAGCGAGACTAGGGGGTAAAAGAGTTATTGCAATCGGGTCCTCTACAGGCGGTGTTGAATCACTCTTAAAGGTCTTTAAAGATTTAACAGCAAATTTACCTCCCATATTAATAACTCAACATATACCTTACGGTTTTTCCAAATCCTTCGCAGACAGACTAAATAGCAATTCAGAGGTAATTGTTCATGAAGCAAAAGATGGAATGGTACTAGAAAACGGGCATGCATATTTAGCTCCGGGGAATATGCACTTGACAATAGAAAAAGGTACAGCAGGAGTTTATAAAACAAAACTTTTAGATACAATCAAAGTCAGTCATCACAGACCAAGTGTCGATGTGCTGTTTAGATCAGTAAATAATGTTGTAGGAAGCAGTGCAATGGCTGTAATGATGACGGGAATGGGAGATGACGGAAGTATAGCAATGAAAGAATTACATGACAACGGAGCTTATACTATTGCACAAAATCAAGAGAGTTGTGTAGTTTTCGGTATGCCGGCAAAAGCTATTCAAAAAGGTGCTGTAAAAGATATTGTTCATTTGGATGATATTGCTAAATATATTATTGATTTTAGTAAAGGACGAGTGAAATAG
- a CDS encoding chemotaxis protein CheA yields MSGFDISKYREMFLEEAEELFESADNVLLEAETNGTLTTEEMGQLFRDVHTLKGSGASVELALFAEFTHNVENMMDKLRNHEIEFIPEMAGTLIDALDVMKEILDLEVAEELTRETFEEMTSDLLTDIKAYINGETPASSSEEQSENLEENIHESNANGDIGLYDSDIDESKFNVSYGFFKDDEIGNESENSNYGFFDEELDKKIKTEKTPVIEHDGSDDFGFFDDAPGITPEAEIKGNNADQNAELQKEKKAEAPKEKPQTEVKAAPAAAKASSKRPARASREAKESSKKSSASNNIRVNLDKIDLLMNNVGDLVITNAMLTQFSSSIEETKTRNAVLERLELLERHIRDMQDSIMSIRMVPMESIYSKFPKVVRDISKKLNKKVEFKHYGDGVEIDKAMIEGLTDPLMHIIRNSLDHGLETPDVRKASGKEEVGAITISAEQANGQMIITIEDDGKGIDSETVAKKALEQGQIDENQYNTMSDNEKAMLVFGAGVSTAKEVTDISGRGVGMDVVKTNIQKLGGAIKLDTELGKGTIITIMLPLTLAILDGLDIAVGDQKYILPLSSIVESLQPTPDMIKKIGDGSQDLLMLREEFIPVVRLHQLFGVEPTFVNLEDGMLIVVKSGTQKVAISIDEFLNQHQVVVKPLDKNFRSVEGIGAATVRGDGSIGLILDVLGIINAQIKIEKNMNNMMQKAS; encoded by the coding sequence ATGTCTGGTTTTGATATTTCTAAATATAGAGAGATGTTTCTCGAGGAAGCTGAAGAACTTTTTGAATCAGCTGATAACGTTCTTCTAGAAGCGGAAACTAATGGAACATTAACTACTGAAGAGATGGGACAACTTTTCAGAGATGTTCATACATTAAAAGGAAGTGGAGCTTCTGTTGAATTGGCACTATTTGCTGAGTTTACCCATAACGTCGAAAATATGATGGATAAACTTAGAAATCATGAAATAGAATTTATTCCGGAAATGGCGGGAACTTTAATTGATGCCTTGGATGTTATGAAAGAGATTCTTGATTTAGAAGTTGCAGAAGAGCTTACAAGAGAAACTTTTGAAGAAATGACTTCTGATTTATTAACAGATATCAAAGCATACATAAATGGAGAAACTCCTGCATCTTCTTCTGAAGAACAGAGCGAAAATTTAGAAGAAAATATTCATGAATCCAATGCTAACGGTGATATAGGATTATATGATTCTGATATTGATGAGAGTAAGTTTAATGTCTCTTACGGTTTCTTTAAAGATGATGAAATAGGTAATGAGAGTGAAAATAGTAATTATGGATTCTTTGATGAAGAGTTAGATAAAAAAATAAAAACAGAAAAAACTCCGGTAATTGAACATGATGGAAGTGATGATTTTGGATTTTTTGATGATGCACCTGGAATTACTCCTGAAGCAGAAATAAAAGGTAATAATGCCGATCAAAATGCAGAATTACAAAAAGAGAAAAAAGCAGAAGCTCCAAAAGAGAAACCGCAAACTGAAGTAAAAGCTGCTCCGGCTGCTGCAAAAGCATCTTCAAAAAGACCTGCTAGAGCTTCAAGAGAGGCAAAAGAGAGCAGTAAAAAATCTTCAGCGTCAAATAACATTAGAGTAAATTTGGATAAAATTGATTTATTGATGAATAATGTCGGTGATCTAGTTATTACAAATGCAATGCTTACACAATTTTCATCTTCAATTGAAGAGACTAAAACTAGAAATGCGGTTTTAGAGAGATTGGAGTTGTTAGAAAGACATATTAGAGATATGCAAGATTCAATCATGAGTATAAGAATGGTTCCTATGGAATCTATATACTCAAAATTCCCTAAAGTTGTAAGAGATATATCTAAAAAACTTAATAAAAAAGTAGAGTTCAAACATTACGGTGACGGTGTTGAAATTGATAAAGCAATGATTGAGGGGTTAACCGATCCTTTAATGCATATTATCAGAAACTCTTTAGACCATGGTTTAGAAACCCCTGATGTAAGAAAAGCTAGCGGGAAAGAGGAAGTAGGTGCTATTACAATCTCAGCAGAACAAGCAAACGGTCAAATGATTATTACAATTGAAGATGACGGTAAAGGTATTGATTCTGAAACAGTTGCCAAAAAAGCCTTAGAACAAGGTCAAATTGATGAAAATCAATATAATACTATGAGTGATAATGAAAAAGCAATGTTAGTATTTGGAGCAGGAGTTTCAACAGCAAAAGAAGTTACTGATATCTCAGGTCGTGGTGTAGGAATGGATGTTGTAAAAACAAATATTCAAAAACTAGGCGGAGCGATTAAACTTGATACAGAACTTGGTAAAGGAACAATTATTACTATTATGCTTCCTTTAACTCTTGCTATTTTGGATGGATTGGATATTGCAGTAGGAGATCAAAAATATATTTTACCGTTAAGTTCAATTGTTGAATCTTTACAACCGACTCCTGATATGATTAAAAAAATCGGTGACGGTTCACAAGATTTATTGATGTTAAGAGAAGAATTTATTCCTGTAGTAAGACTGCATCAATTATTTGGAGTAGAACCTACTTTTGTAAATTTAGAAGATGGAATGTTAATTGTTGTTAAATCAGGAACGCAAAAAGTAGCAATCTCAATCGATGAATTCTTAAATCAACATCAAGTTGTTGTAAAACCTTTAGATAAAAATTTCAGAAGTGTAGAAGGTATAGGTGCTGCAACAGTTAGAGGAGATGGAAGCATTGGGTTAATTCTTGATGTATTGGGAATAATTAATGCTCAAATCAAGATAGAAAAAAATATGAATAATATGATGCAAAAAGCTTCGTGA
- a CDS encoding response regulator — protein sequence MAKLLIVDDSTMLRDMLNYALNEGGYNDVTEAIDGIDGLEKAKATTFDLIITDVNMPNMDGLALIGELRKLPTYASKPILVLTTERSDEMKAKGKAAGATGWIVKPFVPEQLLKAVNIVLSR from the coding sequence ATGGCTAAGCTTTTAATCGTGGATGATTCGACAATGTTAAGAGATATGTTGAATTATGCACTAAATGAAGGTGGTTATAACGATGTAACAGAAGCTATTGACGGTATAGATGGCTTAGAAAAAGCTAAGGCTACAACATTTGATTTGATAATAACAGATGTTAACATGCCTAATATGGATGGCTTGGCACTTATTGGAGAGTTAAGAAAACTCCCGACATACGCAAGTAAACCAATTTTAGTTTTAACTACTGAAAGAAGTGATGAGATGAAAGCAAAAGGAAAAGCTGCAGGAGCTACCGGTTGGATTGTAAAACCATTTGTTCCGGAACAACTTTTAAAAGCAGTAAATATAGTATTAAGTAGATAA
- a CDS encoding chemotaxis protein CheD: protein MIILGHKDGSIEKASVSRFTQRTKGYNTHTIIGGEFAVGKDSDEVAFKTLLGSCVAIMFYDSQKKIKAMNHFLLPTTNSTNEDMKYGLYSVEAMLNEMYKMGCHKQNMSAKISGGADIMQLNISMANSIGHRNVEFAKDFCRSEGFKLISEHTRGEHGRLILLADHFQTFIKVTQKSETDNKILKDEKALQTEITKAPVIKEYVGGVDLFGADKVEVEPEMEIELF, encoded by the coding sequence TTGATTATTTTAGGGCACAAAGATGGGAGTATTGAAAAAGCTTCTGTTTCAAGATTCACTCAAAGAACAAAAGGTTATAATACTCACACAATAATAGGTGGAGAGTTTGCCGTTGGTAAAGATTCAGACGAAGTTGCCTTTAAAACATTGCTTGGTTCTTGTGTTGCTATAATGTTTTATGATTCTCAAAAGAAGATTAAAGCAATGAACCACTTTTTATTACCTACTACAAACAGTACAAATGAAGATATGAAATATGGACTTTATTCTGTTGAAGCAATGCTCAATGAGATGTATAAAATGGGCTGCCATAAACAAAATATGAGTGCAAAAATCTCCGGAGGTGCTGATATTATGCAGCTTAATATCAGTATGGCTAATTCAATAGGGCATAGAAATGTAGAATTTGCCAAAGACTTTTGCAGATCTGAAGGATTTAAATTAATCAGTGAACATACAAGAGGAGAACACGGAAGATTAATTCTTCTTGCAGATCATTTTCAAACTTTTATAAAAGTGACTCAAAAATCTGAAACTGATAATAAAATTCTTAAAGATGAAAAAGCTCTTCAAACAGAGATTACAAAAGCACCTGTTATCAAAGAGTATGTTGGTGGTGTTGATCTATTTGGAGCTGATAAAGTAGAAGTTGAACCAGAGATGGAAATAGAACTTTTTTAA
- a CDS encoding CheR family methyltransferase codes for MQKSNKHLHNRVKNILYSLTGISLSENKDIMISNRLHKLKRDSKYQGDIEDLLDEIEEGAYTREFINSFTTNKTHFFREDFHFADLKNRVLPSFAKSGQQIKMYCSASSTGEEPYSMAMTVLETSQEQGKNIKASILATDIDTNVLQYAANGVYRFSKSSKEFPSWIKPQKYFKRRVQKTLANEEILIKVKPELQKMVTFKVMNLNDKSYPYEKDYFDVIFCRNVLIYFSNEDQNKILKKLFSHLKIGGTLYLGHSENPQDLISCVDRIGQNIFIKTKDFY; via the coding sequence ATGCAAAAGAGTAATAAGCATTTACATAACAGAGTAAAAAATATTCTTTATTCTCTAACAGGGATTTCTCTTTCAGAGAATAAAGATATAATGATTTCAAACAGACTTCATAAATTAAAAAGAGACAGTAAATATCAAGGTGATATAGAAGACCTTTTAGATGAGATAGAAGAGGGCGCTTACACAAGAGAGTTTATTAACTCATTTACTACAAATAAAACACACTTTTTTCGGGAAGATTTTCATTTTGCCGATCTAAAAAACAGGGTTTTACCATCGTTTGCAAAATCAGGACAACAAATAAAAATGTACTGTTCTGCATCATCAACGGGTGAAGAACCTTATTCGATGGCTATGACGGTATTAGAAACAAGTCAAGAACAAGGAAAAAATATAAAAGCATCTATTTTAGCAACAGATATTGATACAAATGTATTGCAATATGCTGCAAATGGAGTTTATAGATTTTCAAAATCTTCAAAAGAGTTCCCTTCTTGGATAAAACCTCAAAAATATTTTAAAAGAAGAGTTCAAAAAACTTTGGCTAATGAAGAAATTTTAATAAAAGTTAAACCTGAACTTCAAAAAATGGTTACATTTAAGGTAATGAATTTAAATGATAAATCCTACCCATATGAAAAAGACTATTTTGACGTGATTTTTTGTAGAAATGTGCTTATATATTTTTCAAATGAGGATCAAAACAAAATTTTAAAAAAACTTTTTTCTCATCTTAAGATTGGAGGTACCTTATATCTAGGTCATTCTGAAAATCCACAAGACTTAATTAGTTGTGTAGATAGAATAGGGCAAAATATTTTCATAAAAACAAAGGATTTTTATTGA